The following DNA comes from Planktothrix sp. FACHB-1365.
ATTGGCTCCCGTTGTATCGGATATTTCAACATCATCTAAATTAAAGGTATTTCTTAAAACGTGTAATAACTCCCGTTGCGTAACGTCTAACCCGTGAGAAGTGAACAAATCTACTGTTAAATAGTTGATGAATTCTTCAATTAAATTTTCTCTAAGTAATGACATATTTTCCATTATTTCTTCTTTTTTTATTCCTAATTTTATAGCAACATCGTCTCTCTTAATGTCAATTTTTCTTGACCCAACACTAAAGATTTTTGCTTGCTCGTCTAACCCTTTCTTTCTAGGTGGGAACCTATACATATACTCCCTTAGACTGATTTTGACCTCTATCAATCTATTCTCAATATCCAGATACATACACTTATTATCATTACTTCCCATCAGTTTTAAAACCCTATACTGGCTAATTCTAGCGGTGTTCAGTAACCAGTCTTGATGATTCCGCCCCCAAATTTTAAACAAGTCAGCGTGTTGAAAAAAGAAACCTAATTCAACTAAAATAGATTCTGGTTTAATGATTAATGATGATGTTTTATCCTTACTATTTCTTTTATAAATTATATTATCTTCAGTGAGGTTATACTTGTTAAAAAACTCTGAAAAATATCCTTCTTTCAATGCAGTTTCATAAGCTTTTTTAGGGTTTTTAACATCATCAAAAATACTCTCTTCTACTTCTCCTAACTCTTCTAATAAAATATCTAAATAATGTGGAACTGATGAGCGTATCCCTACAACTTCTAAAGTATTAATGATAGGGTGAAAGTCAGGAGTTAGCTCATCATAAAGCCATACAAAACCTTTATCTTTTGCCAATTGTGGAGAATAAATACCGACACCATCTACAATCATTGAGTGTTTTTGAGTGTATTCTGTATCTGGAATTAATGTTAACTTGGGAAGAGATAGGATATATTCTATATCAATTTCAGGAGCTATCAAATTAATATTTTCACCGTCACAAATGTAAGGCATAAATGATATAATGCTAATAGGATAATTTGAAGTGACTAGATATAAATTGGACGATAATATTCTTTAAGGGGGGTTTTACATCCCCCTAACATTTTACCCTATTTACCAGGTTTGACGGGTTTAATCGATTTGATATCGATCACTGATAATCCTTTACGCTTAATAGATTTATTCATTTTAAACTCGATTTTTTGACCGATTAATGAGTCTAATTCGATGTCTGAATCTTCAATTTTAGCCTTGTCTAATTCAGCTAATTTTTTAGAATCGAGCAAACCCATATTGAGCAAGAAACGGGTTAGGCGGTTGTAGTCAGAGGTTCCTGATTCATCATCTTCAAACTGTTCAGAGTTGATGTTTTGTCCAGTCCAGAATCGCATCAAGATATCTTTCTTAGTTCCCTTAACTGCAATTTGGAATTCAAATTGAGAAGCGTAGAAAACCTCTTTCTTTCCTTCTTTTTCGGTGTGTTCCTCAGTTTCTTCAATAGCGATAATCTCACCGATGGTTAAGCCATTGTCTTCAGTCGCTACTTTGTTGGCAATTTTAGCTTTTAGAGCCATGATTTTAATTCCTTAGATTGATTAGATTTTTAGGTTTTGAAAGGCATGAAAAGAGGGAGATAATCATCAGAATGATCACTTTTACGCTTGCGAGTTTTCTTGCCTTGAAAGATATTTTTAGCTTGCGCGCCCTCTCCTATGTATTCAAGAGCCACAGTTTCATCATCACAAGCCAACATCTCAAGCTCAAAGTCTCTCACGGGTTCACATCTCCCTCTTTTCGTGGCATATTATTAATATACAAGATAATTTATTAAATCGATGACTTTTAATAATTTGTAATAAGTAGTATAGTAGTATTTTGTAGTATGCAATTTTTAGATTACACTATATAAATAAGCAAGAGGGGTTTTAATCATGTACACCAACTTAACAAAACCACGATTTTCAGGAGCTATTTTGGCTAAACTGGCAGGACTAACAGCAAGCCAATTCTTGAGTTTGAGACAGTCTGGATTAATGATCGATAAACCAAGATATACATTGCAAGACGTGTTTTTTGTAGCTTTATGCAATGATTTTAGGGTTAGAGCTAATAAAGTTTGGACAACTATTAAAAAATTATTAGAAACTGTTTTTGATGATTTAGAATCCGCTCAAAATATAGATTTTATTAATAGTGAAGTTTTAACTTTAGGTTTTAGTAAAAATACATCATATTACGGTTTTTTAAAGATAAATGATCCTTTTATTATAGAAGTTATGCGTGTGAAAGGTTATAAAAACCCAATCGACTTTAAATCATTTTGTATATTAACTGAGTATGATGAGTCATGTTATATAAATTTATTAAGTATTCGTTTGACTATTCTTAACCGTGCTAAAGAACTAGATTTAAAAGGTGATTTTGAAAAAATTTTATTATCAGCATAATATTACTCAAAAAGTTTTTTAACACTTTCTACACTAACATCTCCAAAGGGTGAGAATGACTTTATAATATCATTTTCTTGCACTGGGTTATAGTGTATAAAAACTCCATCGCTATATGGCTTAAATTCAACATAGAAGCACGATAAACAAGCGATTAGTTTAAGGGTATCTGTCTTGATATCCTTATCAAAAATACACTCTCTCAGATGTTCCCATTCTAGGGGTAATTCTATCTTATTATTAGTTAATTTTTTAAGCAATTTTTCTAAGTTTAATTCTTCCCATTCTTTTCTATAAATCAGTTTTTTATATTCAGGACTAATAGATTTTAAGATACTAAAATAATCATCAGTTCCCAGATAATAGTGATATCTTACATTGTAGTTTTGATGTAGTTTTCTAACAGTTTGACACCATAAATTAATATCATCACACTCGATTAATTCCAGAATTTTTATACTGTAAATGTTGATAATTTCACCTATCACGGTACAAAATCCATCATCTTTACTAACATTAAACATATAAATCATAGTATTAATAATCCCTGTAATTATGTCGGTAATCGTTAATTAATTCTTTATCGAGTGCTACAGAATACCCAAACCAATAATTAACATTTTTCTCATTATACTCTACAAAAGGCAACATTAGAGCATAGATTGAATAAGCTTTGATATTTATATTAAACTCTTGATAATCACTCCCTAGCTCTTTTGCTAGTGGATGGATTCTAAGCTTATCTAATCCTATTAATAATTCAATTGATAACAAATAATTGGGGATGTCTTCTAGCTTAAAATCAATGGCATTATATTTATTTTTTCCTATATTCTTATCAATTAAAATTTTCAAAACTGAATTATTGACACAGTAAACATTATGGAAACTTTTAAAATATTGCTTGAGATAAATTATCTCATCTAGCATCTTTTGAGCGTACAGTTTACCCTTTTCTTGATTGTAATAGATTATATAATTCCGGTTATTTTCTTCCCGTATCCGTCCCAAAACCATAATAGAATATCCTTCAATGTCAGCATAAATTGATAGAGTATATTCTTTATTAAAATGGTGTTGAATCTTCCCCAATAAATCATAATCATCTACTGTTAAATCTCTCTGATCATTAGTGGGTAATAGCATCAATATCCTATGGGTATGGTTGACGGTTTTGCGATTTTATTCTGGCATAAAATCAAGCCAGATAAGCAAAAAGCAGAACTCATAACGATATCATCATGACCGCTAGAAGCGCGTAACTGTTGCCCTATTCTAACAAAATTTAAGAACTCAAATTTAACTCTATCATCGTTTAATAGGGTGAATTTTTTTGATTCAATCCAGACTTGTAAACTCCCTACCATTGTACTCTTATTATTGGCTGACGTATGAATTTTATTAAAGAAAATATTGGGGTAATTTTGCTGTAACTGTTGATAAAATCCCTCACCGATAGAGTTAGTTTCTATTGATACACATTTAGGTTTAAATGATTCTATCAACTCCCCACACTTAAACAGATAAAACTCGATTGATTTTTTTCTATCACGGTAAAGGAAACATTGCTTAAAGGTTGTATTATCCCAGTAAAATAAAGACGCTGTGAAGTAATCATCTCCCACTGTAGCAGTGTCTATTCCTAAATAGAATTCAACCCCATCTATAGGCTTGTTTATGGGGTTTTCTATTGCAGCTAATTGAATGATTTTAGAATTAAAAATACCATGCTCCTCTATCTCCTCAAAGGTTAAATTATACTCTCGATTAATTACCTCTATAGAGGTTTGGTCTTGTTCTTTTCGGTACTCTAAATAATTTGGATTTTTACTATAAATAGGGTGACTTTTCCAATGTATAAAAACCTTGCACA
Coding sequences within:
- a CDS encoding terminase large subunit domain-containing protein; this encodes MMKLPINLKNQRKLQTREDFRANLPDTWEEFISLLKIRSGENYKQFIAYDYQSQLIQLCEKETTILAVKSRQLGITQTIASYFLFKACKNPAYSAICFSRSQDDVSALSRRVRDMALQLQSFGIELLIDNVGLIKLKNLGEIYFKNSSKEGSRSYDSISDFLFDEASFVPTIESIYSTSSASSSMVSKSLKIIVSTPGSKLSWFYKQANLNSDKPIDVICNQVSSGQLSPFYHIKEGGLCKVFIHWKSHPIYSKNPNYLEYRKEQDQTSIEVINREYNLTFEEIEEHGIFNSKIIQLAAIENPINKPIDGVEFYLGIDTATVGDDYFTASLFYWDNTTFKQCFLYRDRKKSIEFYLFKCGELIESFKPKCVSIETNSIGEGFYQQLQQNYPNIFFNKIHTSANNKSTMVGSLQVWIESKKFTLLNDDRVKFEFLNFVRIGQQLRASSGHDDIVMSSAFCLSGLILCQNKIAKPSTIPIGY